The DNA region gaataaaacactaaatcacaacttacatgtcaaataaatccaatgaaaagatgATCAAGGCTTTGGTCAAGTTTTCTGTGAAATAGAATTTACACTcacatcagttttatttcttgttttcatagaaagtagTTTCTATGGTGGAATTCCAGTTCATCCAGTTTAGACTTGATGGTGAAACCATGTTGTCTGCAGCCAGGTGCTCTGGTTCTTTGCTGACACCTTGTGGTCAAACACTGGTACTGTTTCTACTTGGATCATTTCATACATCGAACACTCGTCTAGTCAGAGAAAAGAAGGGGATGCAAATCTCATCAGTTATTGAAATACACAACGGTCAAATGATGCATCACAATGCAGCTGTATTTCTCTAGATCTATAAACCACACTGTGACtggactgtatgaatgtgacctgacgtggcagagttctgcagatggagtcacacattcagctccaacaccaaatataacaaccttcacctcacaggaggaaacatgggtttgagctcaggcttcatttgatggagttgggccgtttgggagttttccacattttaacaaactattgACGAATCAGACCGATCTCAaggaaacacgtcttcatcGAGTTCACATGATGTTAcagttaataacaataatcataatgaatgttatctatatatatttaattgtagaacacacacacacacacacacacacacacacacagagtcatgtgatttcctgtaactgcagagagggggaggagcctccagtgaaagtgaaagtgttcagactggttctaacttcaaggagcagacggaggagacgtgaagtctgaggctggtgagtgatcagctacatttatattattcattcatattattttactgtCACAGACTCTGGGTCAGTTCTTGTGTAATTGTGTTTGAGCTCACTTCactggatcccagagacagatataaaacaattcaataaaacatgaactgtgaaccagttcctcttcatgggtatgaactggactttggACTGGTTGTTATTAAGAGTGTAGAGTAGTAgtggttggtgtgtgtggatgtttaaCTACAGACTCTTGACCATTGAGCAGATAAATATGTGTGTTAGTGAGAAACTGGTTCAGAGAGAGCGACCACCACCCGAGgcagggaaacaggaagtgatgcaattCGCTACAGTACGTCAGTGTGAAGTGACTCTCTGATTAAAAGtgacatctgttcatcaagtgtttaataacacaacgtgttttcacaatcacacgttacagcagtggtcaccaaccagtggagagtcttcactgtggatcccagtaaagctctcatatatatatatatatatatatatatatatatatacatattcctttttatttttgttattattattgtctgtAAAACATATGTCATGAGTAAAGTTACAAATAGTAGTTTTAATTTTAACACACACTTGTGTTCagtaacatttatattattcattcatattattttactgtcactgactctgggtcagttttctactcgtggactttagagagaagaagattcaggatGAACTTCTGTCAGTGAATCAAGAGTTTGACTCGacgctgtgattggttgagtcCAACACATTAAACCTACAACTGTCTCAAGTTACGTGACAACAGGGACACAGTGTAGGAGCGTTTGTTCtatttgaagaaacactgagttcactacctggcttcattgtgtgtgtttgagctcacagtgtttttcctctcagagtgaagatgagtggttatgaggaggaagaggaggacagagcagtCTCCagttgtctgtctctgaagagtgactggtccatgggaGTTCCTCcattcttcagtaatgaacctggaccctcacacacaaagtaagagacctgctacaaacatgtgaaactccaaactgaatcctcacagaatgaaccagtgaatgatgtgttctgaataaaaacatgtttgtgtttgcagaggtcaggaccacagactgagagcagagtctccagggtccagctgtgtgtctctgaagagtgactggtccaaagATCATCCTCcactcttcagtaatgaacctggaccctcacacacagagtaagagactgtttctactgggacctgctctgaagaggatctagtttcctctagtgtggcccctgcattaggacacagcttcattgaagttggtgactaatctctcagaatcactcaaagagctcagacctccaccaagaaccaacacgctccttatgaaaccactttgaaatccactagagactcattctgatttggatctgcaccaaattccacacactggtaaacatcagtcctctgaacatgtctgtgacagaggaaccccccccccccccccatctggttcacagaccacaaccttccaccaagtttactggtaatctgttgttttttataatcccactaacgaaccaaccaacacacaaacatactgggtgaaaacaaaacctccttgacagaagtgatgacaacctgtgactgtgacatgtgagttatcaggacatgtcttcacagggagaggaagaggagtcatgtttctgaggaggagcagtcgtcctgctgtgcttcgtgtcaggacgtcctgaaggatccagtctccaccagctgtggacactggttctgcagacagtgcatcacctcatactgggaccagtctggttcttcaggagactcctcctgtccccagtggggaaaaagatccagaacaggagctggaggtcagacagccggtcagagcagcactgtacatgtgtctgctgatgtcttcacttctgacaacagcacatgtggttttattttgttccttcatacagcatcaacatttaacatcgttagaaaagcacaaagttaaaaagcttttattttctgtagtttttctgtatctgatgaaaacaatcagcagattctcagattctctgtctctcacattgtttcttgtctttcagcagatcgtggtctgcaggaggtttcagatgaacataagctcagtgtgaggaggagatgtgaacatgtgactgaaggaagtgatgaaacaggaagtagaaccctcctcaacaggatctacactgagctcttcatcacagagggacagagtgaagaggttaatactcaacatgaggtgaggcagcttgagacggcttccaagatgaagatcctccaggacactcccatcaaggtccacgacatctttaaagcctccactgaccagcagagcagcatcagagtcgtcctgaccaacggcgtcgctggcgttggaaaaaccttctcggtgcagaagttcactctggactgggcagagggtttagagaaccaggatgtgggtctgctggctgtgctttcgttcagggagctgaacctggtgaaggaccagcagcacagtcttctcacgctgctccatgttttccatccagagttacagaagctcactgcagagacgctcgctgtctgtaaacctttgttcatctttgacggcctggatgaaagcagaccttctctggacttcaaccacagggagcttgtgtctgaggtcacacagaggtcatcagtcaacgtgctgctgacaaacctcatccgggggaatctgcttccctcggctctcgtctggataacctccagacctgcggcggccaatcagatccctcctgcatgtgttgacagggtcacagaagtacgaggcttcactgaggcccagaaggaggagtacttcaggaggagattcagtgatgaagagctgtgcagcagaatcatctcacacatcaagacgtccaggagcctccacatcatgtgtcaaatcccagtcttctgctggatcagtgctacagttctggagcacatgttgaccacagaccagagaggagagctgcccaagaccctgactgacctgtactcacacttcctgctggttcagacaaagaggaagaacaacaagtacggtgaggaacatgagacgagtccacagcagctgacggaggctgacaaggacgttctcctgaagctggggaggctggcacttaaacatctggaggaaggaaacatcatgttctaccaagaagacctggagcggtgtggtcttaatgtcacagaggcctcggtgtactcaggagtttgtactgagatcttcagaagagagtgtgtgatcttccagaaatcagtctactgctttgttcatctgagcgttcaggagtttctggctgcagtctacatgttccactgttacaccacgAGGAACATTAAAGAACTCAACAAGTTCTTGAGAATGCGTAAGAAAacagacagtaccttctccctggatgacctcctgcagagaaccatgaagaaatccctcaccagtacaaatggtcatctggacctgtttgttcgcttccttcacggcctcagtctggagtccaaccagagagtcttaggaggcctgctgggtcagacagggaacaatccagagatcatccagagagtcatcaacaacctgaagaagatgaagagtggtaacatttctcctgacagaagcatcaacatcttccactgtctgactgagatgaacgaccactcagttcatcagcagatgaaacagttcctgaagtcagagaacagatcaaaggagaaactctctgggatccactgctcagctctggcctacatgctgcagatgtcagaggaggttctggatgagttggacctgaagaagttcaacacatcaaaccagggtcgactgagactgatcccagctgtgaggaactgcaagaaggctcggtgagtccagacatgatcaataacatgttcaatcagtgtgtgtgtgtgtgtgtgtgtgtgtgtgtgtgtgtgtgtgtgtgtgtgtgtgtgtgtgtgtgtgtgtgtgtgtgtgtgtgtgtgtgtgtgtgtgtgtgtgtgtgtgtgttgaagttattatttttatgtacatATACATTCTCATCGTTCTCATGTACATTTGAGAACAATtagatcagatgtggagagtgaaatccaatgtgatcactgtgctggagtttgagggttcagacaAACGACCATGTGGGGTCCATTGGAGATTattgtatatactgtgtatatatatatttatataaataatatatttatatatatatatgagcaaacagcacagagtgaggagacgatcactgaatcagtgtttggatgagaatcactgacggttcctttaaactgaagaagcaggaaatatagtttcttcttctttcttgtcaaaccagagttcccactctgcgtttgtcctccaccaccaaccagtgcagtgtccgtccctccaggttcctgacatgttgacttcacaataacatgaggtcactgtaacctttgacctttgacctttgaacactgaaatctaatcagtttctctttgagacaaaatgtgaagaaatcccctgaagacagacttgagatatcatgttcaagaggccatgaacatgttctgtgaccttgacctttgacctctgaccacctgagtctaatgagttcctctgttagtctgaatgaacgcttgaaccaaatctgaaaggattctcttgaggagtttttaacaaagaggggatttaccagggtgagggtcacatgatcacgttttgtatgaatgttgtgttttctgatttaattctcacagatttgatattttctttaattacagactcagtcGTTatggactctcagagactcactgtgaagtcgtggcctcagctctgaagtcagacccctcacatctgagagaactggatctgagtgacaaccCCCTgaaggattcaggagtgaagctgctgtgttctggactggagagtccaaactgtcgactggagactctgaggtccttaaatccttcttcacttttcaagattcaagattcaagattcaagatttttattatcaaatgcacaacaataacattaagcagtcgctggcagtgaaatgctagagtcacaggctctcttctggcaatgctcaagtaattactaaaaaataataaaataaaaataaaattgaaatagtataaaatagaataaaatagaatatcaaaatttaaaatagaaaataaagtatacatatctaaatatatataaaaacagctgaagagataataaaacaacaatagtgcaatttatGCAATGGTGCaagtatgcaaatatgtcacggtgcaggtttggtggagttattgcagttcagaggagtttaaaagtcttatgtcctgggggatgaaactgtctctgagcctggtgctgccggcccggatgctgcggtaccgtcggtcagagggcagcaggcaaaaatgtttatggctgggatgaaaggggtctttaatgatccggctgctcttcttcctgcaccgctgggtgtagaggtcctctatggatggtagctCCGTCCTGGTGAAGTGCTGGGCAGACTGcaccaccctctgtagagcctcacggttcagggcggtgcagcagccagtcaggatgctctctgtggtgcacctgtagaagttacagagaatcctggagtccatgtggagcttccgcagcctgtggaggaagaagagccgctgcctgaacgtcttcctgatggagtctgtgtgatgggtccaggtcagtgatgtggacccagaggaacctgaagctgctgactcgctccaccgtggtcctgttgatggagagggggggggcgtgttcttctcctcgtctcttcctgtagtccacgatcagctccttcgttttgctgacgttgagatacaacaaaatataaatagttttattattattatttatcactatCATAATTTGCCAGAGTTTTCATAGTTACACAGTGAACTTTGTTTACTCCTTCGACTGACACAGCTCCAACAAAGCACGCAGCCACCTgactgaagagaagaaatacacaacacgttGTTCGACAATGGAGACGTTAAGTTAGTTTTCCAGGTTTGCCTCGacacacatgtgtcatgttgacaacacactcgacacacaagatcatctgttgatttcacacagataaacaacacttgcattaaagaaactgtgacaaacaaacacacccgttctgtgatgagcggttgttttcattctccgatgaatgaacctgatcatcgacaacaacgagaacatcttttaaaatcccgtccgctgacttcaaccagcagcgacaggaggacacgtgaagctccacacgtccattagaagcacgttcaccaactggactcatgaaaacaccgctcgagcttcctCCTTGTTGAcgtgagggatgtttacatgtacctgttgtttggtgtgtgtgcgttgtaatgatcaccagcgacaAACAGAAGCACTTTGCgtggagctggtgacgcgtgtgtgttcttcaatgctccctgtgtctcctatgaagaggagcatcagattGTGAAGCCTGGTATTAAGTTTACAGTTATTCTGTACTCGGACTTTCACCAGATGAACTGGAAGTTACctcaaagcacatctggtgatatacatctgacaaatcaaagaacgagacatttatctgacTCGTGATGCAGATTTCAGTGACTCGGTGGCGTAGTGAGATCGTCATCAGGCTAGAAGCTCATAGtgcttcagctcattgtttcgaatcccgttcaaggttttttttttatcatttaaatgtatattgcggtctcaacgtgatgctgacacagacaca from Pleuronectes platessa chromosome 2 unlocalized genomic scaffold, fPlePla1.1 SUPER_2_unloc_1, whole genome shotgun sequence includes:
- the LOC128436261 gene encoding NLR family CARD domain-containing protein 3-like, producing MSGYEEEEEDRAVSSCLSLKSDWSMGVPPFFSNEPGPSHTKGQDHRLRAESPGSSCVSLKSDWSKDHPPLFSNEPGPSHTEERKRSHVSEEEQSSCCASCQDVLKDPVSTSCGHWFCRQCITSYWDQSGSSGDSSCPQWGKRSRTGAGADRGLQEVSDEHKLSVRRRCEHVTEGSDETGSRTLLNRIYTELFITEGQSEEVNTQHEVRQLETASKMKILQDTPIKVHDIFKASTDQQSSIRVVLTNGVAGVGKTFSVQKFTLDWAEGLENQDVGLLAVLSFRELNLVKDQQHSLLTLLHVFHPELQKLTAETLAVCKPLFIFDGLDESRPSLDFNHRELVSEVTQRSSVNVLLTNLIRGNLLPSALVWITSRPAAANQIPPACVDRVTEVRGFTEAQKEEYFRRRFSDEELCSRIISHIKTSRSLHIMCQIPVFCWISATVLEHMLTTDQRGELPKTLTDLYSHFLLVQTKRKNNKYGEEHETSPQQLTEADKDVLLKLGRLALKHLEEGNIMFYQEDLERCGLNVTEASVYSGVCTEIFRRECVIFQKSVYCFVHLSVQEFLAAVYMFHCYTTRNIKELNKFLRMRKKTDSTFSLDDLLQRTMKKSLTSTNGHLDLFVRFLHGLSLESNQRVLGGLLGQTGNNPEIIQRVINNLKKMKSGNISPDRSINIFHCLTEMNDHSVHQQMKQFLKSENRSKEKLSGIHCSALAYMLQMSEEVLDELDLKKFNTSNQGRLRLIPAVRNCKKARLSRYGLSETHCEVVASALKSDPSHLRELDLSDNPLKDSGVKLLCSGLESPNCRLETLRSLNPSSLFKIQDSRFKIFIIKCTTITLSSRWQ